A single Opisthocomus hoazin isolate bOpiHoa1 chromosome 1, bOpiHoa1.hap1, whole genome shotgun sequence DNA region contains:
- the CFAP300 gene encoding cilia- and flagella-associated protein 300 isoform X2, with the protein MSAGQRRGAAGFVFRSLPQKAFRCLEDRDTQERLLKWSMQGRIAAQAFSFDQQFKPYQKDEFVMAFFNDPNVNSSLKLLSASGQWTTLGSKVTKIEATVVPCTQISMSFFDRLYSEGVVRETGDIVKCYDDYYDDILISDELRKVLLLEDSDHYDLFSELDRKEFLFCLFKHLCIGGTLCQFEDAIGPYLETTKALYKDLVSWQLPFNPPSFEVHLLSSCDVTHLQYLSTMCLSISVPIKACWFLTASGAGVNTD; encoded by the exons ATGTCCgccgggcagcggcgcggcgcggccggctTCGTTTTCCGCTCCCTGCCCCAGAAAGCCTTCCGCTGCCTGGAGGACAGGGACACCCAGGAGCGGCTCCTCAAATG GTCCATGCAAGGCAGGATCGCGGCACAAGCGTTCAGCTTCGACCAACAGTTTAAGCCCTATCAGAAGGATGAATTTGTTATG GCATTTTTTAATGATCCAAATGTGAACTCCAGTTTAAAGTTGCTCTCAGCTTCAGGACAATGGACTACATTGG GTTCCAAAGTGACAAAAATTGAAGCCACAGTGGTGCCCTGTACACAGATTTCCATGTCATTTTTTGATCGGCTATACTCTGAAGGCGTTGTTAGAGAAACTGGAGATATTGTCAAATGTTATGATGACTATTATGATGATATTCTCATCTCTGATGAATTAAGGAAG GTCTTGCTTCTGGAAGATTCGGACCATTATGACTTATTCAGTGAATTGGATCGGAAAGAATTTCTGTTCTGTCTTTTTAAGCATCTTTGCATTGGAGGAACTCTTTGCCAGTTTGAAGATGCAATTGGCCCATACTTAGAAACTACAAAGGCTTTATATAAAGACTTAGTGAg ctggcagCTTCCTTTCAATCCTCCAAGTTTTGAAGTACATCTACTCAGTTCATGTGACGTAACCCATCTTCAATATTTATCTACTATGTGTCTCTCCATTTCTGTGCCTATAAAAGCCTGCTGGTTTCTCACTGCCAGTGGAGCTGGTGTTAATACAGACTAG